The stretch of DNA TTGACGTTTTTGCTGTTCATTACTTGTGACTTTGTAAAATTTTTATAAATTCAAAAGTAGTTCAACTCTTGTTATTGACTAATATGGCTTTTAAATTATGTCACCATCTGATCATGGAGGGTTAATTTTCCCTTCTCTTTCTTCTCCCTTATTTTTCATCATTAACTTTTTGTAATTTTTTGTTGTTTTGATCATTGATCAATGGTTTCAATTTGTTCTTTGAATTTTGTTATGCTAGTTTAGTAATAAGAATAATACTTACATCGACAGGTCTCAAACCTTATATACGTTGATCAACCAACAGGAACTGGTTTCAGTTATAGTACTGATGACAGTGACATTCGTCGCAATGAAACGGGTGTAAGCAATGACCTTTATGACTTCTTACAGGTGTGCACccctttttcttcaatttttgtgTGCTTTTGCTTTACTCTCAAATGGAAAATTTGATTAATACTAATTCTAAATATACAATGTATTTGAGAATAGGAATTCTTCAAGGCTCATCCTGATTATGTAAATAATGATTTCTACATTACTGGAGAATCATATGCTGGACATTATATTCCTGCATTTGCTTCTCGTGTTAACCAaggaaacaaaaataaagaaggaattAACATAAACCTCAAGGTACCTTTTTTCTTAAATAGTATGTCATTTTTCAGTAATTTTCAACTTGTTTTGGTTGGACTTATTTATATGCCTATTTTGATCAGGGATTTGCCATTGGTAATGGACTCACCAACCCAGAAATTCAGTACAAAGCCTACACTGACTATGCGTTGGACATGAAATTGATCAATCAAACTGATTACGACGCCATAAATGAATTGTATCCACAATGTCAACAAGAAATTAGGCTTTGCGGTAACTCTTTATCCCACTTAGTACATGCACCCATTTTATGTTAAATTGTCAGTGTATCGAAGTTAAATtcataaaagaaaagaaagaacctTCCTTCAATTCAATAGAAAATATTCTTTACATTTTTGGTGAATATATTGGTAGGAAATGGTAGTGATGATGCTTGCTTGGACGGATTTGGTCATTGCACAAACATCTTCAGTAGTATAATGGACGTTGTGGGCGATAAAAATGTAAGAATGCAGAacttctttcatttttttcaacGAGACAATGGTACAACTACAAGCATTTTCATCTCTAACCATCAAATGAATTTTGTGATCTTTTACCTGCAGTACTATGATATCCGCAAGATATGTCAGGGGTCCCTCTGCTATGACTTCTCGGGAATGGAAACTTACCTCAACGATGACCAAGTTAAGCAAGCCCTCGGTGTTCCCAACAGCATTGACTTTGTATCATGTAGTTCGACAGTTTATCAGGCGATGGAGGCGGATTGGATGAAGAATCTTGAAGTAGGCATTCCTCAACTTCTTGAGGATGGTATCAATCTACTTATCTATGCTGGAGAATATGACCTTATCTGCAACTGGCTTGGTAAGCTTCATTCACCTGTGACACAAATCGAATTCATATAATAATCCAAAAGGTACGAGTTAACGACTAAACTATTGTTTCTTGACATGGACAGGGAACTCAAATTGGGTGCATGCAGTGGAATGGTCTGGGCAGAAAGATTTTGGGGCTGCACCATCTGTTTCTTTCACAGTAGATGGTGAGGAGAAAGGAATTCAAAAGAGCTATGGACCTCTGACTTTCCTCAAAGTCCATGATGCAGGTCATATGGTGCCAATGGACCAACCAAAGGCAGCACTCGAAATGCTCCAGAGGTGGACTGCTCAAGGCAAATTGTCCTAAGAAGATTATCTTGCTCACATGTGAAGCATCAATTTAAGAACCACACTTAACTGAAACAGATTTAACATTTTTCCAGCTTTAAAATTCCATCAAAACATAGAAAATCATGTAGATACATTTCACCTTTTCAGGTTACCCTGAAATCTGTCAATGAAATGTTTTTATCTTTGAGGTGAATATATTCTTCTAAGATTGAATTAAGCATTATAACATATAGTGAAGCACACTGTTTTGTCTTGAGATTTGTTATCCCCCTACCTTGGATTATGCATCGCACAGTGTCAAAATAACTAAATCATGTAAAACCTTTTGCATCTAAGATCTGCCAAGCATTTGGATATAGTTTTTAGCCTTTTTCATAAAAGGCTAATCGGGGGCACGGTACTCAAACAATTTTCTTGGGATAAGAAAAGGGCATACACGGGTAAATTCAACAATAACTGAGAAAGCATATCAACAATTTTCATTCATTATCAATCTTCAATATTCTTTTGCAATTTCCTCATGTGGAAGGAGGTTAAACAGAATACCTAGGCCAATATAACTAATCTATTTTCTAGCTTAACCAAGATCAAGAACTGGTTGTTTGAGTATTTCCTCTGCCCTAACAATTATATGATCTTAATCGATGTTTTCAGGGACAAGAGTGGgctgctctagtggtaagcaccctccacttccaaccaagaggttgtgagttcgagtcaccccaagagcaaggtgggaagttcttggagggaaggagtcgagggtttatcggaaacagcatctctaccccagggtaagtataaggtctgcgtacacactatcctccccagaccccactagtgggattatactgggttgttgttgttgttgttgttgttgtttgttgttgtaaTCGATGTTTTCAGGAAAACAAATAGATGGATTTTCCCCCCAAACCTCTGTGCATGTAGGAACACTTAAAACCCTGAAGTATATTGCTCAATACTTAAAAAGTTTCATCCTTTTTTCCCCTCTTGTTGGTGAAGCTCAAGCAGTAAGATCACAACACATTAATTGTCACAGCTAGATCTATAACTTTATATAGTTTCTCTTGATAACCTATATTAACACATAGCTGATCGCAAAAACAAATACACAGCTGATCCAATGCCCTAACACCTCTGGCTCTGGTACAAGCTGTATTGACATACCAACTTAAAAGGAAATCCTACAATCAGATATTTGGACTAGTTTTAAAAAACTATGTGCTTGTCCCCTGCACGGCTGCACCTACtttgttttaaataaaattaCGACCAAGATGAATACATGGCTGATCAAGGGGCCTATCTGTCTGGCTCAGATACAGACGTTTATTGACATTATGCCCAACTTAAAGAAAATTCTCTAGCTTGAAAGACGATATACTTATCGCCTGCATTTCCTATCAGTTAAACCAGTTTAGTTACATCCAAGATTGTTTTTTTTAAATCCAGATATCCTCTCTTTTAATAATTGAATAGCACATATAGCATGGGGCAGTTAGATGGCTCACTAAACAAATTTTGAGCTGTTCTCAAGATTGACTTCACGTTCATTTAATGTGTATATTTTCTGAAGAGACGTGCCCCGTGATCTGCCAAGCTCAAACATGTGGTTAAAGGAGAAAGTAATGCTTAACAAAAAATGCATTCATCTGTACACAAACATTAAGGCTGCTCAAGAAAAATTTCATACACAAACACCTGAATACAATAGCTATGAACCACCTTGTGCTCGATATAGTTCCCTCAAGGTCTCAATCACAGGTTGAAAACCTGTCCGCAATGGCAAAACTGATACCACTCTTAGATGTCGTGCATTCCCGTTCTTTGGTTGGGACAAGGTGACTTTCAACATTTCTCCTTCCAAAGCTCTACCTGCAGCTGCAGCTGCATAAAAACATTCTCAAATCAGTCAGAAGAATTAATTCCTCTTCATAATGGCACAGGAAAACATCCGAAGAATAATTGGAATATAAGATTGTTGGACCGCCTTTTTCAGCCTAACAAAATACTTTCTCCATCCCAGTTTTGACTGGACACAAAGATATTAATTTGATTTAGGTATTATGTTTAGCAATAATGGAAGAAAGTACTAAAGTAATGGTTAAAGTTTAGTTTGAAGGAGAAAAATCTCAACAGAAATATGAAATTTGAATAGATTAATGAATTTGAAATAAAATTGCATCAACCATTTTAGGACGTCTCAAAATGAAAAGACTGTCGAATAAATTGGGACTGAGAGAATAAGTTTCATCAGAATTTTCAATTTCTACAGAAACGTTCTCATCATTTcgtatttctttcttttttttttaaaaaaaaaaaaaacaatacttgcaatgcAAGTTCGGTGACGTGACTCGTGAAGCTGAAGTGGAAGTGAGacttgatacacaagtcatccctATGAGAGCAAGTCTCAAGTATCTTGGGTCAATAATCCAAGGTAATGGGattgacaaggatgtcacacatcgtattggagccgggcggatgaaatggaggctcgcatCCCGTGTCTTgtatgataagaatgtgccaaGACTTagaggtaagttctatagagtggtTGTTAGgtcgactatgttgtatggggcggagtgatggccagtcaagaactcgcATGTCTAGAAGTCGAAAGTAGCGGAAATGAGGATGCTGAGATAAATGTGTGGGCATACTTGGAGAAATAAAGATTAGGATATTCAAGACACGATGGGAGTGGCTCCTATggtggacaagatgcgggaagtgaggctgagatggttcgggcatgaaGAGGAAGTGCTCAGATGTCCCAATGAGAACGTGTGAGAGGTCGGCCATGATGGGTCTGAGGAGAGGTTGAGGTAGGCAAAAAAAGCATTGGGAAGAGGTGATAAAGCATGACATGACACATCTGTAACTTACTAAGAACATGACTCTTGATAGGATGGGGGTCGAGAATTAGAGTAGAAGGTTAGTAGATAGTCGAGCTTTTCCTTTTTCATAACTGTAGTATCATCATTATTCGCGGATTTTCAGATCTCTATTACTACCATTTGTCTCTTTTGCTTCGCTTATCTTATTACCATAATGTTGTTACTGATTTTTGCTATTGCTTCTTTTTTCATGGTTTCCCTGTTACTGTATTTCTTTTCAACTATGTTGTGACTAAACTTTTTCTTAGCCTATCGGAAATCACCTCTCTACCTACACAAGGGAGGGATAAGGTCTACATACACCCAAGAATCCACTTATGGAATTACACTGGATTTATTATATAATTACCAAAGCAAATGGGAAGCATATTATAACTCTTAACATGATGATTAAAGCTAGGGAAAATTTGCATTTTTTATTTACTACTCcctctgtcccaatttatgtggcacACTTCCTTTTTTGGGTTGTCCCAAAAAGAAAGTCTTCctatatacaaaaataatttaactttaaacttctcaGTTCCCTTAATTAGATGATTTATAGCAACACAGATGCCCATTACTTGTTTTAGACCACGAATTTCAgaagttttttctttctttcttaaacttcgtCCCAGCCAAAGAAGTCACATACAATGGGACGGGGGGAATACTACTTATCTCAAGCATAAATGAAAATGTCATTTTAAACTGCAAGATGTAATGCAACTGTAAAAAGCTGAAGAAATGGGAAATAACAAAAAATTGGAAATTAATTCAAGTTACCAGCAAAAGGATGAGTCTTGGCAAAATCAAAGAACTCATCAGCAGAGCAACCAAACAAAACCCTAGCCGCTCTATCAAACATTATCACCACGACCACCTTTTTGTCTGTAGCAATAGACATCtgcaaaaataaaccaaaaattcaacccaaaaaaaaaaaacctaaaatTCATTCCCCAGGCTTCAGGCATATTCAGAATCGTTTAAGTTCTATGCAATAACATTGTAAAATTTATTTAAACAATCAGGTCACTTATAAGGTGATAAACATTAACTGATTACCTAGTAAATTTGATAAGTAACCTGTTAACAACATCATACACTGGTACTGTAAAAAAAAATCTTTACACTGTCAGCACTCAGCACATATACTCAATCAGGTTACATGTAAGGTAAACAATTAAACTAAAAAAAAGGATGAAACTGCACATAAGGACACAAAAAAGAATGAAATTACATACAAGGACACGAAAGAGGCGTTTGGAACCAGAAGGGGCAGGGTTGAAGAAGCCATTATTGTTAAAGTTGCAGTATTTGCAAATGGGAATTGAAGAATTGGGAAAATGGGTATTGGGAGAAGGGTCAGGGAGGGTTTTTTCACAAACTGAGCAGACTGTGTAGTAAAGGTTGTTGtgatcaatggctacaaccaTGCAATTTATTGTTGCTGGTTTGTCTATTTCTGCAAATGTTCTTTTTGTGGGATTTGTTTGGTTATTGGAGGTTTCAGGATTCATTGCCGCTGAGAATTTTTCTCCGTCAGAATGTTGTTTGTTCGAATGGGTAGTGGAAGGTGAAAGCTGCTGTTGAGTAAATAGTTGAATCTGGAATGGCGTGTCAGGGACTTTTCCGGATTCGAAAGTTGCCTCAACAACCGCGATTATAGTTGCATTTACGCATTGCGATTTATTAGTTGCATTCAGAGATTGAGATTTATAAGCTGCATTCCGGAATTGCAACTTATAGATCGACTGTGATGCCAATTATAACAACAAAATTCCTACAAATGAGATCTTGAGAGAGTATGATGTATGCAACTTTATCCCGGCTTTAGTAAGTTGTTTTAAATAGATTATCGGCTAAAGAAAATATGGAAAGAAGCAGTTGCACAACGACAAGATAGCAATTAAACAATTAAGTATAGGTAGTAATAGCAATTTAAGAATAAAAAgatatcatactaacactaatgcCATCGAACTAAGGAAGATAAAGGGAAATACCTATTAACCTTGTATCATAATCCTCGACATCTGCACCCTCTTATTAAGGGTTATGTCCTCAATAAGATCCAATTGcgacatgtcctgcctaatcacctctctccaAGTCTTCTTTGGTCTACCTCTACCCCTCCTCGTACCCACTAAGTTTAACCTCTCATATCTCCTAACCCGATACATTTGTACTTCTCTTTTTAACATGCCTGAATCATCTTAGCCTCGCCTCCCGCATTTTATCGTCCAACGGAACCACTCCTACCTTTTCCCGAATAACTTTATTCATAATCTTATCTAACCTAGTATGTTTATATGTggtacaccccatgttttcgtatgtgaaagtacgccataagtaaattgatataagctcggaaatgagatgttacatcccgcattttcgtacgctaaagtttcatcgtaagttaatcgacgtaagctcgggaatgagattatttggaggttataagtattatgctattttcaaacaagtgataagtaaattcgtgaaggtgaaagagtaagcaaatcgaagaaaatgagtttcgttgaaatttgtcattttgagataaaatacgatccgagctataatacccggtatttatggactagtaccatgcaaaataccacatgaccatgatagtaaggtgtataaagtgtattaaaggtgagtagtattttaagtaatttgggataattcttaattatgtgaataattggataattattaatttttagtgggagattaactaattaattaaaatctttggaTAAGTTAAAGAACCTCACGTGGCATCTTTTGCCTTGGGAAAATTGTGACTCTTACATTCATTAAAATAGGTGACATAATCAAAATGGGACTTTGAGAGAAGGGATAGCCGGCGGTAGTAGTGTTTAAAGGGAGGAAACATAGGAGTTATTTTAATTCCTTCCATTTACTTTAAATTTAAGGGATATCTTTTGAAGAAGGGCGATATTGTATTTTCTCGTGTGATTAGCGAAAACTAAGAGCAGATTCGTATCTATCTACGGATTTCAACAACAGCGAGCCATAAAGTATTAAGATATTATTCGTGATGACGGAGCTAGTAGCTGACGAGTTCGTATGAGCATTCGATGTTAGATGTTTATCAAAAGGATTTACTAGTCGTAGTCATCAAAAGATGGAATTGAGGTATGctaaggatatcccttctttctttttggcatgatccaaatgatacaaacgaaaagagcaaaacacgcaactttcataaatgactctattcatagaaatgctagagatgcttatgttcttgattccccatgtgttctattattctatcatttgttcatgggactcagaaaatacataagttgataaagtttatttcacgatattaatcagaggcgtaatggtcttatgacgtaccgagagatcttattaacatatgtcatatgcatttcattcatttatacatgtacattgacccatgaccgtatggcgttatatatg from Nicotiana tomentosiformis chromosome 11, ASM39032v3, whole genome shotgun sequence encodes:
- the LOC104101363 gene encoding serine carboxypeptidase-like; translated protein: MASSFSLIPFLALFLASFSHIALSLSSKSFLPFHKPIISQKKIPVTMAEKFIRQLNLFPKHDINIISSKDNIALANEERLFEKKLNLPYLGDSGATVQDLGHHAGYFRLAHTKAARMFYFFFESRSNKNDPVVIWLTGGPGCSSELALFYENGPFKLSNNMSLVWNDFGWDKVSNLIYVDQPTGTGFSYSTDDSDIRRNETGVSNDLYDFLQEFFKAHPDYVNNDFYITGESYAGHYIPAFASRVNQGNKNKEGININLKGFAIGNGLTNPEIQYKAYTDYALDMKLINQTDYDAINELYPQCQQEIRLCGNGSDDACLDGFGHCTNIFSSIMDVVGDKNYYDIRKICQGSLCYDFSGMETYLNDDQVKQALGVPNSIDFVSCSSTVYQAMEADWMKNLEVGIPQLLEDGINLLIYAGEYDLICNWLGNSNWVHAVEWSGQKDFGAAPSVSFTVDGEEKGIQKSYGPLTFLKVHDAGHMVPMDQPKAALEMLQRWTAQGKLS
- the LOC104101364 gene encoding uncharacterized protein isoform X2; this encodes MNPETSNNQTNPTKRTFAEIDKPATINCMVVAIDHNNLYYTVCSVCEKTLPDPSPNTHFPNSSIPICKYCNFNNNGFFNPAPSGSKRLFRVLMSIATDKKVVVVIMFDRAARVLFGCSADEFFDFAKTHPFAAAAAGRALEGEMLKVTLSQPKNGNARHLRVVSVLPLRTGFQPVIETLRELYRAQGE
- the LOC104101364 gene encoding uncharacterized protein isoform X1; this encodes MNPETSNNQTNPTKRTFAEIDKPATINCMVVAIDHNNLYYTVCSVCEKTLPDPSPNTHFPNSSIPICKYCNFNNNGFFNPAPSGSKRLFRVLMSIATDKKVVVVIMFDRAARVLFGCSADEFFDFAKTHPFAAAAAGRALEGEMLKVTLSQPKNGNARHLRVVSVLPLRTGFQPVIETLRELYRAQGGS